Sequence from the Rhodothermales bacterium genome:
CGCTCTCCGTCCGGCGACACATGCGGAAACCAGTTGTTGAATGAGTCCTCCGTCAATTGCTCCGGCTCACTACCGTCGGGCCTCATCCGCCAGATCTGCATCGTGCCGCTGCGCACAGAATTGAAGTAGACGTACTTGCCGTCCGGGCTGTATTCGGGACCGTCGTCCAGACCGGGAGTGCTCGTCAGGCGCACCTCCTCACCACCCTCCACGGGAATCTTGAAGATGTCATAATCTCCATCTCGCCTGGCTGTGTACACAAGATGTCTTCCGTCGGGCGACCAGCCATGGAGATAAGAAGGCCCTCTGGCTGTAACTCTCTGCGGTATACCGCCTTCCACCGGTACTGTGTAGATGATAGACGTCTCGTCGTCCTCAGCGCTGTGATGACTGATCGCCAGCTGCCGCCCGTCAAATGACAGCACGTGGTCGTTGTTGTTCTGCGTTGCGAAACCCGTATTGATCGCTACCGGCATCCTCGTTTGCAGGTCGAATCGAAACAGCAGGCCATTGCTATTGTAAATGAGCGCTTTGCCATCCGTGGTCCAGTTCGGCGCCTGCAGCGACTCGGAAGATCGATAAAGGACCCTTCTACGGCTTGTCTCGATATCCATGATTTCGAGGTTGCTCCCGATATAGTCCTCATACGGAACGAAGTCATCGGGGGCCGGGGCGACAATGCGCACGTTCTCAAACACCGCCTCTTCCAGAACGTCCTCATTGTGTGATGAGACAAAAAGACCGACGTACACGCTCTCGCCAAGAACAAGATCGGACGTCTGCTCCGTGATGAGCGGGTCACCGAAACGGGCGACCGACATCGTGTAGGTATTCGCGCGCCGTTCAAGTTGAATTACGTCCGCCCCCGTGATCGACGCACGCACTTCCTCCGTCTGTCCGCCTACTGCTTTACGCATCTGAAGCGAAGTCAGACCATCGCCGTGGACGACGGCGCTGACGTGCGTCGCGTTCGAATCAAGGCTCGATCGTACCATCCATCCCAGTTTTCTATGGGGATCCACCCCCTCTCCAATGAATCGCGCGTGGGCCCTCACGATGAAGTCGCCGCTGAGTCGCTTCCAGACAAAGTGAAACTCGTCGTGATCGAACCATACGTTGTAGCCGGCACCGGAAATACGGTACTCCTCGCTCTCGGCGTCGTACGTGGCCGCGCCGCGTATTCTGACATCGCCGACGTCAGTGTGGCCTTCGAATACGCCAACGCTTTGCGCCGACGACGGTGCGATTAATAGCATGGTTACCAGGCTGAAGGTTGCGACACGGAGGGTTGTCTTGTTGTCCATCTTAGTCTTGCCGGGGTTTCTCGAGGTCCGGTTGCTCGATTCGTACCTCGATCGAACGGGTTTCCTATTTCTATGTTACCGATTTTGTTGTCTTGAATGCCGAATCGCACTTGACGCCAGCAGCCGGACACTCCATTCCCGGAGCCCATCGATAGATCATGAAACGCTCGCCAGGTCTGCTCATCTCGTTCGCCCTCGCGGCCACCCTCCTTTCCTGCGCACCCCATCGGGCCGCAGACCACGACAATGACGCCGTCATGAACGATACAACACACAGGCACATCTCGTTTGAAGGTGACTTCGATGGGCCAATCGGCCTGCAACTCTGGAGTCTGCGCGAGTATACTGCCGACAACCTCACAGACGCACTTCAGACCGCCCGCACGATGGGCTTCCGAGAAGTCGAACTGGCCGGAACATATGGACTGACGCCCAGCGACTTCCGCAACACTCTTGCCGCCGCGGATCTGAAAGGCACCTCGATGCACGTCGACCACGACCGTATCCGGGACAGTGTCGACGTTGTACTTGACGAAGCCGTGGCACTTGGTGTCGAGTACGTCGGCCTTGCCTGGATTCCTGAGCAGTACCGCAAACCCTTCACCTTCGACACGGCGCGGATGGAAGCCGACTATCTCAACACGTGGGGAGCCGCGGCGAAGAAACGTGGCCTCCAGTTCTTCTATCACGTCCATGGCTACGAATTTGAGCCCGGACCGAACGGGAAAACACCATTTGACGTAATCGCTGAAGAGACCGATCCCGAGCTCGTCGAGTTTCAGATGGACGTATTCTGGGTCGC
This genomic interval carries:
- a CDS encoding sugar phosphate isomerase/epimerase, with the protein product MKRSPGLLISFALAATLLSCAPHRAADHDNDAVMNDTTHRHISFEGDFDGPIGLQLWSLREYTADNLTDALQTARTMGFREVELAGTYGLTPSDFRNTLAAADLKGTSMHVDHDRIRDSVDVVLDEAVALGVEYVGLAWIPEQYRKPFTFDTARMEADYLNTWGAAAKKRGLQFFYHVHGYEFEPGPNGKTPFDVIAEETDPELVEFQMDVFWVANAGTDPVALLHRYPDRWTLMHIKDMKKGHQTGDHSGGAPAEADVAVGTGQIDYPGVLRAAKEIGVKRYYIEDESTDQLANIPQSVAFLEKVQF
- a CDS encoding TolB family protein — translated: MDNKTTLRVATFSLVTMLLIAPSSAQSVGVFEGHTDVGDVRIRGAATYDAESEEYRISGAGYNVWFDHDEFHFVWKRLSGDFIVRAHARFIGEGVDPHRKLGWMVRSSLDSNATHVSAVVHGDGLTSLQMRKAVGGQTEEVRASITGADVIQLERRANTYTMSVARFGDPLITEQTSDLVLGESVYVGLFVSSHNEDVLEEAVFENVRIVAPAPDDFVPYEDYIGSNLEIMDIETSRRRVLYRSSESLQAPNWTTDGKALIYNSNGLLFRFDLQTRMPVAINTGFATQNNNDHVLSFDGRQLAISHHSAEDDETSIIYTVPVEGGIPQRVTARGPSYLHGWSPDGRHLVYTARRDGDYDIFKIPVEGGEEVRLTSTPGLDDGPEYSPDGKYVYFNSVRSGTMQIWRMRPDGSEPEQLTEDSFNNWFPHVSPDGERIVFLSFHSDVDPGDHPFYRHVLLRMMSADGSAPEVIAYVYGGQGTINVPSWSPDSKSIAFVSNTIQ